In Natranaerobius thermophilus JW/NM-WN-LF, the genomic stretch AAGTTAACCAATATGTCCAAGATTTTGCAGATGCCGCCCTTAGAGCAAAGATAGCAGGTTTTGATATTGTCCAAGTTCATGGAACACATGGATACCTTATTATGCAATTTTTGTCTCCATTAACCAATAAAAGAACAGACAACTATGGAGCCGACAGAGACCTTTTTCCAGTTGAAATTGTCAAAGCCATTAAAGAAAAATGTGGACAAGACTTCCCGGTGATGTATAGATTATGTGCCGATGAGTCCTTGGGAGATGAACTAATCAATGGTGGTATAACTTTAGAAGATGCTAAAAAGACTGCTGAGAAACTTGAAAATGTTGGAGTAGATGCTTTCGACGTAACTGGAGGATCTGATGATGTGATCCACCTCTATGTACCATCTTCATACGTATTAGAAGAAAATGAAGGTTGTTTTATAGATTTAGCTGCAGAAATTAAAAAAACAGTAAATGTGCCTGTAATGAGTGGCGGAGGAGTAGAAAGCCCTGATGCAGCAGAACAATTGTTAGAATCAGGTCAGGTTGACATGATATTTATGGGAAGGCAACTAATTGCTGATCCAGAGTGGGTATCGAAAATAGAAAAAGAAAATATAGAAGGAATCAAACAATGTGTTAAATGTGTTGAATGTGGCAAAAGAATAGCCTTTCTTAGGGACATGAGATGTGCCGTCAATCCTATAGTAGGTAATGAGTGGAAATATTTAACCGAAAAGGATCTGCCTAAGGCAGCAAATAAAAAGAAAATCCTTGTAATAGGAGCTGGGCCCGGTGGCTTAGAAGCTGCTAGGACATCGGCCATGAGAGGACATGATGTTACAATAGTGGATAAAGAATCAAAAGTAGGTGGAACATTAAATGTAGCTGCAGTCCCCAATTTCAAAAGTAAATTTAAAAAATTAATTAATTGGTACAAGCAGCAGCTTGAAGAGTTAAAGATAAACCTTATATTAAATAAATCTGCAGATTTGGAATTTATCCAAGAAGTTAATCCAGATGAAGTGATATTAGCTACAGGTTCCGAAGAAGTAGTGCCATCTATTCCGGGAGTAGAAAATACAGTTATATCGGATGAAGTATTACTCGGTAATAAAGAGGTAGGGGAAAATGTTGTTGTAATAGGATGTGGACTTGTAGGTGCTGAAACCGCCTACTATATCGCAAAGTCAGGTAAAAAAGTAAACGTTTTTGAAACACTACCACAAACAGATTTAGGCATAGGGGGGATCGCATTATTAAGACCCTCTGGACTATTTGAAAAGTACGGTGTAACAGTTAATTTCAATACACCAATAGTCGAAATATATGAAGATGGAGTTTTGACAGTTGATAAATTTGGCAAGAAAATAATCACAAAAGCAGATACTATTGTCTGCGCAGTAGGTAGGCAACCAGTACATGGCAGTGATTTTGTAAAGTCTATCCGAGAAAATGGCATGGTAGTAAAACCAGTTGGTGATGTTAAGTCTGCCAGAACGGTTTATGAAGCTCTCCATGAAGCCTTTAATGCAGCCGTCAGTATATAATGATAGTCTAAGGAATGACAGTCTGGGAAATGGTAATGCTATGGAAATGATAGCCTAGAGTCTATGAAAATTGATTTTAATGGAGTAATCACTTAGAAAAGGCCCAATTCATGGGTCTTTTCTTTTTATACCATATTTCCTTTTCCTCCGTAGGAATATAAAAGTTTCTCATGCCCTATACACTTCTACACCATCTCTTTCAATATTTTGCCTAAGTTGATCATTATTTAGTTCGTCCATTACTATTAAATTAATTTTATAGATCCCGGCAGCTTCTTCCAGATCAGTCTGAAGTCCTGTTACAGATTGTCCATTTGTATAAACTGCAATATCAATATCCGAATTGTACGCAAAATCACCTCTAGCTCTAGAGCCAAAAATTACTGCTTTTTCTACCGCTTCATACTTACTGAACAATGAAACAATTTTTTGGATTTTCTTATCTTCTAAACCAATGTTCATGATTTGATCTCCCTGCCAAGTTTGTCTTTAAGCTCTTTTAATATTTTGTAGTGTTTACTTTTAATTCTCTGATAAATTTTTTTGGCTTGGTCTTCATCATAAGTATGGGCTGTTAGATTTCTGTCCTCTAACATATCTATCCAT encodes the following:
- a CDS encoding NAD(P)/FAD-dependent oxidoreductase, whose protein sequence is MDKKYSKIFEPINIGGVEVRNRINMAPMTTLYAGHNGEVTEQIVQYYGARARGGTGMVTVEGAYVNEMGIQIPGSINVSDDKYIPGLSRVADAIKGNGGVAVLQLIHSGIQAWVEQAVGPSEIGRIDGKPISTEKTPRALTTKEVNQYVQDFADAALRAKIAGFDIVQVHGTHGYLIMQFLSPLTNKRTDNYGADRDLFPVEIVKAIKEKCGQDFPVMYRLCADESLGDELINGGITLEDAKKTAEKLENVGVDAFDVTGGSDDVIHLYVPSSYVLEENEGCFIDLAAEIKKTVNVPVMSGGGVESPDAAEQLLESGQVDMIFMGRQLIADPEWVSKIEKENIEGIKQCVKCVECGKRIAFLRDMRCAVNPIVGNEWKYLTEKDLPKAANKKKILVIGAGPGGLEAARTSAMRGHDVTIVDKESKVGGTLNVAAVPNFKSKFKKLINWYKQQLEELKINLILNKSADLEFIQEVNPDEVILATGSEEVVPSIPGVENTVISDEVLLGNKEVGENVVVIGCGLVGAETAYYIAKSGKKVNVFETLPQTDLGIGGIALLRPSGLFEKYGVTVNFNTPIVEIYEDGVLTVDKFGKKIITKADTIVCAVGRQPVHGSDFVKSIRENGMVVKPVGDVKSARTVYEALHEAFNAAVSI
- a CDS encoding nucleotidyltransferase family protein — encoded protein: MNIGLEDKKIQKIVSLFSKYEAVEKAVIFGSRARGDFAYNSDIDIAVYTNGQSVTGLQTDLEEAAGIYKINLIVMDELNNDQLRQNIERDGVEVYRA